In one Deinococcus detaillensis genomic region, the following are encoded:
- the hpaE gene encoding 5-carboxymethyl-2-hydroxymuconate semialdehyde dehydrogenase, whose protein sequence is MTAVPSPKPAEQLRQTLFKRRLKHFIGGEWQDSANGETFEVHTPTDNSLLTVAASGDARDIDRAAQAAWDAFPAWKALDGKARRKLLYKVAALIEERAEELALAESMDTGQAIRFMKSAAVRAAENFRFFADRAEAAQDGLSLPTAGFLNYTLRQPIGPVGIITPWNTPFMLSSWKIAPALASGCTVVHKPAEWSPVTATLLAEIMHEAGIPAGVINLVHGYGETAGKALTEHPHIKAIAFIGESSTGSLIQKQGADTLKRVHLELGGKNPVVVFADADLDRALDAAVFMLYSLNGQRCTSSSRLLVERSIHDGFVEKLAERVSNIKVGDPLDPATEVGPLIHLRQFEKVCSYFDIAKQDGATVAVGGERIGEVGNYVRPTLFTNARSDMRIAQEEIFGPVLTVIPFEDEADALRIANDVPYGLAGYLWTNDLTRAHRFAQGLDVGMIWVNSENVRHLPSPFGGMKASGIGRDGGDYSFDFYMETKNIAVNLDGHRAAKLGGS, encoded by the coding sequence ATGACTGCCGTACCTTCCCCCAAGCCCGCCGAGCAACTGCGCCAAACCCTTTTCAAGCGCCGCCTCAAGCACTTTATCGGCGGCGAGTGGCAAGACTCTGCCAACGGTGAGACGTTTGAAGTCCACACGCCCACCGACAACTCTCTGCTGACGGTGGCAGCCAGCGGTGACGCCCGCGACATTGACCGCGCCGCGCAGGCCGCCTGGGACGCTTTTCCCGCCTGGAAAGCGCTGGACGGTAAGGCCCGCCGCAAACTTCTCTACAAAGTCGCCGCGCTGATCGAGGAACGCGCAGAGGAACTCGCGCTGGCCGAGAGCATGGACACCGGACAAGCCATCCGCTTCATGAAATCGGCAGCGGTGCGGGCCGCCGAGAACTTCCGCTTTTTCGCTGACCGCGCAGAGGCTGCCCAGGACGGGCTGAGCCTGCCCACCGCCGGATTTTTGAATTACACCCTGCGCCAGCCGATTGGCCCCGTCGGGATCATCACCCCCTGGAACACGCCCTTTATGCTGTCGAGCTGGAAGATCGCGCCCGCGCTGGCGTCCGGCTGCACGGTGGTTCACAAGCCCGCCGAATGGAGTCCGGTGACGGCCACGCTGCTGGCCGAGATTATGCACGAAGCCGGCATTCCGGCGGGCGTCATCAACCTCGTCCACGGCTACGGCGAAACGGCGGGCAAGGCGCTCACCGAGCATCCCCACATCAAGGCGATTGCTTTCATCGGCGAGAGCAGCACTGGCAGCCTCATTCAGAAGCAGGGGGCCGACACCCTCAAGCGCGTGCATCTGGAACTGGGCGGTAAGAATCCGGTGGTGGTGTTTGCCGACGCCGATTTAGACCGCGCTCTGGACGCCGCCGTGTTCATGCTCTACAGCCTCAACGGACAGCGCTGCACGTCGTCGAGCCGCCTGCTGGTGGAGCGCAGTATTCACGACGGGTTCGTGGAGAAGCTGGCTGAGCGCGTCTCCAATATCAAAGTGGGCGATCCTCTCGACCCTGCCACTGAGGTCGGGCCGCTGATTCACCTGCGCCAGTTCGAGAAGGTGTGCAGCTACTTTGACATCGCCAAGCAAGACGGCGCGACGGTGGCGGTGGGCGGTGAGCGCATCGGCGAGGTAGGCAATTACGTGCGCCCGACGCTGTTCACCAATGCCCGCAGCGACATGCGAATCGCCCAGGAAGAAATCTTTGGGCCGGTGCTGACCGTCATTCCCTTCGAGGACGAGGCCGACGCCCTGCGGATCGCCAACGACGTGCCCTACGGTCTGGCGGGCTACCTCTGGACGAACGACCTGACCCGCGCTCACCGTTTTGCGCAGGGGCTGGACGTGGGGATGATTTGGGTCAACTCGGAGAATGTACGCCACCTGCCCAGCCCGTTCGGCGGCATGAAAGCCAGCGGCATCGGGCGCGACGGCGGCGACTACAGCTTTGATTTTTATATGGAAACGAAGAATATCGCCGTGAATCTGGATGGGCACCGGGCGGCGAAGTTGGGGGGAAGTTAA
- the hpaH gene encoding 2-oxo-hept-4-ene-1,7-dioate hydratase, with protein MLTPDQIQDAVLRLHNAEQTRVQIRQLSLQYPEITIEDAYAVQAAWVAHKVSKGRSIYGHKIGLTSRAMQMSSNISEPDYGVLLDDMVFSQGSELPISRFTQPKVEVELAFLLERDLSGPNCSVFDVLKATTYVVPAIEIIDARIERTDKETGVTRKVYDTISDNAANAGIVLGGRPVRPDAADLRWVGALLYRNGVIEETGVAAGVLNHPANGVAWLANKLHPHGVTLRAGQTILAGSFTRPVDAAAGDTFHADYGELGGIGFRFSL; from the coding sequence ATGCTGACGCCCGATCAAATTCAGGACGCGGTGCTCAGGCTTCACAATGCTGAGCAAACGCGCGTTCAAATTCGTCAACTCTCGCTTCAATATCCCGAAATCACCATTGAAGATGCCTACGCCGTGCAGGCAGCTTGGGTGGCCCACAAAGTCAGCAAGGGGCGCAGTATTTACGGCCACAAAATAGGTCTGACTTCCCGCGCTATGCAAATGTCATCCAACATTAGCGAACCAGATTATGGCGTGCTGCTTGACGATATGGTGTTCAGTCAGGGCTCTGAGTTGCCTATTTCACGGTTTACTCAGCCAAAAGTGGAAGTGGAATTGGCCTTTTTGCTGGAGCGCGACTTGAGCGGGCCCAATTGCAGCGTCTTTGATGTCTTGAAGGCCACAACTTACGTCGTTCCGGCTATCGAAATTATTGACGCCCGTATCGAGCGCACCGACAAAGAAACCGGCGTGACCCGCAAAGTCTACGACACCATCAGCGACAACGCCGCCAACGCGGGCATCGTTTTGGGGGGACGTCCCGTGCGTCCTGACGCTGCCGACCTGCGCTGGGTGGGCGCTCTGCTCTACCGCAACGGCGTCATCGAAGAAACCGGCGTGGCGGCTGGGGTGCTCAACCATCCGGCCAACGGCGTGGCGTGGCTGGCCAACAAACTGCACCCGCACGGCGTGACGCTCAGGGCAGGGCAAACCATCTTGGCCGGTTCGTTTACCCGTCCGGTAGACGCGGCGGCGGGCGACACCTTCCACGCCGATTACGGCGAGTTGGGCGGCATCGGGTTCAGGTTCTCCCTATGA
- a CDS encoding 5-carboxymethyl-2-hydroxymuconate Delta-isomerase, which produces MPHLTVEYTDNLKEPRIRELLSRLNAVLIARGDVYPIGGIRARAVKLTEYVVADGQHDDAFVHVTLKIGTGRSEEMKQITGDELFDVLKEHFADAFSSRKIALSLEIGEVETWKKNNIHERYKQAAL; this is translated from the coding sequence ATGCCTCATTTAACGGTGGAATACACCGATAACCTTAAAGAGCCGCGTATTCGTGAGCTTTTGTCCAGATTAAACGCCGTTCTGATTGCGAGGGGCGATGTTTACCCCATCGGCGGTATCCGCGCCCGCGCCGTCAAGCTGACCGAATACGTCGTCGCTGACGGCCAACACGACGACGCTTTCGTGCATGTCACCCTCAAAATCGGTACGGGCCGCAGCGAGGAGATGAAGCAGATCACCGGAGATGAACTGTTCGACGTGCTGAAAGAACATTTCGCCGACGCTTTTTCGTCAAGGAAAATCGCGCTTTCGCTAGAGATCGGTGAAGTGGAAACGTGGAAGAAAAACAATATCCACGAGCGTTATAAGCAGGCGGCGCTATGA
- the hpaD gene encoding 3,4-dihydroxyphenylacetate 2,3-dioxygenase codes for MTDPVSTQQPNVIRIAHGIFYVTDLERSKYFYVDLMGLNILHETEGALYLRGNEDREWTLKLELAPEAGVKHLAYRVGTPADLDAMTALLDRQSIPYRWETELDRPKLLRFQDPFGVPVAFYAESVKHQWLLQDYHLHRGAGLQRIDHINVMTPDVEGVMRWYMDNLGFRLSEFTEDDKGRIWAAWIQRRGSVHDLALTNGTGPRLHHFAYWMPDMQSIIRLCDILAGARMPEAIERGPGRHGVSNAFFLYIRDPDGHRIELYTSDYVTADPDFEPIRWALDDPRRQTLWGAKTPKSWFEEAAPLEAFEGGWVEAKAGELVGLPVHVI; via the coding sequence ATGACTGACCCTGTTTCAACTCAGCAGCCGAATGTCATCCGCATCGCTCACGGTATTTTTTACGTCACCGATCTGGAGCGTTCCAAATATTTCTACGTAGACTTAATGGGTCTAAATATCCTCCACGAGACCGAGGGCGCACTCTACCTGCGCGGCAATGAAGACCGCGAGTGGACGCTCAAGCTGGAACTCGCACCGGAAGCAGGCGTCAAGCATCTGGCCTACCGGGTGGGAACGCCCGCCGATCTGGACGCCATGACCGCGTTATTGGACAGGCAAAGCATTCCCTACCGCTGGGAAACCGAGCTGGACCGGCCCAAGCTGCTGCGCTTTCAGGACCCATTCGGCGTGCCGGTGGCCTTCTACGCCGAGTCGGTCAAGCACCAGTGGCTCTTGCAAGATTACCACTTGCACCGGGGCGCGGGCCTCCAGCGCATTGATCACATAAACGTGATGACGCCCGACGTGGAAGGCGTGATGCGCTGGTACATGGACAACCTCGGCTTCCGGCTCAGCGAATTTACCGAAGATGACAAGGGCCGCATCTGGGCGGCGTGGATTCAGCGCCGGGGCAGCGTGCACGACCTGGCGCTCACCAACGGCACTGGGCCGAGGCTGCATCACTTCGCTTACTGGATGCCCGATATGCAGAGCATTATTCGCCTGTGCGACATTCTGGCCGGAGCGCGGATGCCCGAAGCCATTGAGCGCGGCCCCGGCAGACACGGCGTCAGCAACGCTTTTTTCCTGTACATCCGTGACCCTGACGGCCACCGCATCGAGCTGTATACCAGCGATTACGTCACCGCCGACCCCGACTTCGAGCCGATCCGCTGGGCGCTGGACGATCCGCGCCGCCAGACGTTGTGGGGCGCAAAAACACCCAAAAGCTGGTTTGAAGAAGCCGCGCCGCTGGAAGCCTTCGAGGGCGGCTGGGTCGAGGCCAAAGCGGGCGAGTTGGTGGGATTGCCGGTGCATGTGATCTGA
- the hpaI gene encoding 4-hydroxy-2-oxoheptanedioate aldolase, whose protein sequence is MSGLVNTFALHLQAGKPQIGLWLGLADSYCAEISAGAGFDWLLIDGEHAPNDVRSTLRQLQALAAYPVTPIVRPPSGETWMIKQYLDLGVQTILVPMVESAEQARELVRATRYPPQGIRGVGSALARASRWNRVADYVTRADAEICLLVQIESRSGLAALDEIAAVEGVAGLFIGPADLSASLGHLGNPNHPEVISAIEDAVARIRAAGKAAGILTSDEAQARRYLELGCTFVAVGVDTSLLARATRELASKFKADLTGASGQAEERGGAVY, encoded by the coding sequence ATGAGCGGCCTCGTGAATACCTTTGCCCTGCACTTGCAAGCCGGGAAGCCGCAAATCGGGCTGTGGTTGGGCTTGGCCGATTCCTACTGCGCCGAGATCAGCGCCGGAGCGGGCTTCGACTGGCTGCTGATCGACGGCGAACACGCGCCGAATGACGTCCGCAGTACCTTGCGGCAACTTCAAGCGCTGGCGGCTTACCCGGTCACGCCGATCGTGCGCCCGCCCAGCGGCGAAACCTGGATGATCAAGCAGTACCTTGACTTGGGTGTCCAGACCATTTTGGTGCCGATGGTAGAAAGCGCCGAGCAGGCCCGTGAGCTGGTGCGGGCCACCCGCTATCCGCCGCAGGGGATTCGCGGCGTGGGCAGCGCTCTGGCGCGTGCTTCGCGCTGGAACCGCGTGGCCGATTACGTGACGCGGGCCGACGCTGAAATTTGCTTGTTGGTGCAAATCGAGTCGCGCTCCGGCTTGGCGGCCCTAGACGAAATTGCCGCCGTGGAAGGCGTAGCGGGCTTGTTCATCGGCCCGGCTGACCTCAGCGCCAGTCTGGGGCACCTCGGAAACCCCAATCACCCCGAAGTCATCAGCGCCATTGAGGACGCGGTTGCCCGCATTCGGGCGGCGGGCAAGGCGGCGGGCATCCTGACCAGCGACGAAGCGCAGGCGAGGCGGTATCTGGAACTGGGCTGCACCTTCGTGGCGGTGGGAGTAGACACTTCGCTGCTGGCGAGGGCGACGCGGGAGCTGGCCAGCAAGTTCAAGGCCGATTTGACGGGCGCGTCCGGTCAAGCGGAGGAACGGGGCGGGGCGGTGTACTGA
- a CDS encoding fumarylacetoacetate hydrolase family protein, producing MKTARFISKGRQHNGVLKDGLLYDAAGETHRPEDVQFLLPLKPGKVIALALNYADHVAELGFKAPEEPVMFLKPNTSLLPHGGTVIYPRGAKFMHYEVELGIVIGRDARRVKAKDAEDYVGGYTIANDLVVRDYVSNYHRPPMRAKGWDTFGPLGPYLVSADEVPNPYNLGLRAYVNGELRQEGNTRDMILKAPELIEFMSRFMTLEAGDVILTGTPKGVSHVGPGDVMRLEIDGLEALENDIQWEDESAEPLIADEGART from the coding sequence ATGAAAACTGCCCGCTTCATTTCAAAAGGCCGCCAGCACAACGGCGTTCTCAAAGACGGCCTGCTCTACGACGCGGCAGGCGAAACACACCGCCCCGAGGACGTGCAATTTCTGCTGCCGCTCAAGCCCGGCAAAGTCATCGCGCTGGCGCTCAATTACGCCGACCATGTGGCCGAACTGGGTTTCAAGGCCCCCGAGGAGCCGGTGATGTTCCTCAAGCCCAACACCAGCCTCTTGCCGCACGGCGGAACGGTGATTTACCCGCGCGGCGCGAAGTTCATGCACTACGAAGTCGAACTCGGCATCGTGATTGGGCGCGACGCTCGGCGGGTCAAGGCCAAGGATGCCGAAGACTACGTGGGCGGTTACACCATTGCCAACGATCTGGTGGTGCGCGACTATGTCTCCAATTATCACCGCCCGCCGATGAGGGCCAAGGGCTGGGACACCTTCGGGCCGCTGGGGCCGTATCTGGTCAGTGCCGACGAAGTGCCCAACCCCTACAACTTGGGCCTGCGGGCCTACGTCAATGGCGAACTCCGCCAAGAAGGCAACACCCGCGATATGATCTTAAAAGCCCCCGAACTGATTGAATTTATGTCACGCTTCATGACTCTGGAAGCGGGCGACGTTATTTTGACCGGCACGCCCAAAGGGGTCAGTCACGTGGGGCCCGGCGACGTGATGCGCCTGGAAATTGACGGCTTAGAAGCCCTGGAAAATGACATTCAATGGGAAGACGAAAGCGCCGAACCGCTCATCGCCGACGAGGGAGCTCGGACGTAA
- a CDS encoding flavin reductase family protein, producing the protein MPISSQEFRAALGRFASGVTIITALQDGEKRGMTASAFVSVSMNPPLILISVDKRAMMHAVLEQGGAFAVNILSQSQQLLSNHFAGRPDAGLNIAWSELGGLPVLSGAAAQLACSKYQTYEGGDHTLFVGEVQATCISDKVPLAYFGGTYRGLTAVLPPEVEKMGVML; encoded by the coding sequence ATGCCCATCTCCTCCCAAGAGTTCCGCGCCGCGCTTGGCAGGTTTGCCAGCGGCGTAACCATCATCACCGCCCTACAAGACGGCGAAAAACGTGGCATGACCGCCAGCGCTTTCGTTTCGGTCAGCATGAATCCGCCGCTGATTCTCATCAGCGTGGATAAGCGGGCCATGATGCACGCCGTTTTGGAGCAGGGCGGGGCGTTCGCGGTCAACATTCTCTCGCAAAGTCAGCAGCTGCTCAGCAATCACTTCGCAGGCCGTCCGGACGCGGGCCTCAACATCGCCTGGAGCGAACTCGGCGGCCTGCCGGTGCTCAGCGGCGCGGCGGCGCAGTTGGCCTGCTCCAAATACCAAACGTACGAAGGCGGCGACCACACCTTGTTCGTGGGCGAAGTTCAGGCCACCTGCATCAGCGATAAAGTGCCGCTGGCTTATTTCGGGGGTACTTACAGGGGCCTGACCGCCGTCTTGCCGCCGGAAGTAGAAAAAATGGGAGTCATGTTATGA
- a CDS encoding diguanylate cyclase domain-containing protein yields MVSAQGQSEKGLRPAIRDDLTLLPLRAALTFDFLQLGGKRPASLLMCDLDHLKLINDTLGHAAGDQALRTLSAALGSHQRPDWQAYRLGGDEFALLASVPAAELHLWAQHLLSSVQRASLPISVSVGIAEVAQSADLGQVLAQADQRLYAAKRRGKAQIISQDVESPFETPTPRLLERGPSLDQGTQFLRAAFQGQAAELLVHAPPGGGLSAFLQHLEVVARTLGYQTLHLSGSAARECQHYGVWDQATLNGQRLSGQHLTPAAQPLAILLDRPECFDAATLVALQPLLRTAQVVLRGQAGKPASAALTGLSSSQITLEPLSENALGELLGRERLEPQTRRWLYQRAGGLPAPTLRWLAALRLEASLRRETLTHLLSSLTSDWETAVAYQLTQPLLWPRPLLYGRRTELQEAVKRLSLGSLLTITGPAGRGKTRLAEQILGELGSHFARVQSVSLSGTLGPEMTLSRLAEALLGRPSERVDLASLGRLLARQPTLLLLDEPAEQQLSAQMLETLLSSAPLSRIIVTARAPLGAQHESVLALEPLSEQSVTAALQEKSRSRLSAAQLRQMADWISGEPLRLSAAAALLNADPASAAQRLGSGEPYPAWLLLGGYERRVLAAMSSVSGPFELSWAEALSGASPFLLGALRDQQYLQAVGGGLYRLAGALGAGAQTVWHTSPDLRRQVGQRALRQLQRLLGAQPEGSAAWYMQLDQHYPTVRAVVAGLLLRPAPLSRELAEVLLGLLPYRLSRGYLPEARAELELALQRGTALDVGWRQRLGLALASVAQQCGDHAAAQTYLSGLEHLSVPLLWKSTPPIPLPSALAHSSLAPLGHKSLATFTTNSLAQPNSLAEASLIEARLLHRRSLYIQSHALYRAIGAQPDLPLRLKVKAMEGQARAAVYLGQLNEAQHQIGTVVNHVERHLEEWGELLLSDVLNTAALVATEQRRLSDAKALFERTLEIHRRYGHRAGLTLNLTGLAWVLLLSGDFQRSAELTRQVLRQAQDAGRLWEEANALINLGHALTRSGELTQARQTYRQGGTLALQHDAPSLVAEALGGLAEVLSGEGQQGLARSVLSAALAHSGANAEVRQYFSALIAKLGPLPAFAESGESADWKQWLQS; encoded by the coding sequence GTGGTTTCTGCTCAAGGGCAAAGTGAGAAAGGATTGAGGCCGGCCATCCGCGACGATTTGACTCTTCTGCCTCTCCGGGCAGCTTTAACGTTTGATTTTTTGCAGTTGGGCGGCAAACGGCCCGCCAGCTTGCTGATGTGCGACCTCGACCACCTCAAACTCATCAATGACACGCTGGGCCACGCGGCTGGAGATCAAGCGCTCAGAACCCTCAGTGCCGCGCTGGGCAGCCATCAGCGCCCAGACTGGCAGGCTTACCGCCTCGGCGGCGACGAATTCGCCCTGCTGGCTTCGGTGCCTGCCGCCGAACTGCATCTCTGGGCGCAGCATCTGCTCAGCAGCGTGCAGCGGGCCAGCTTACCTATCAGCGTCAGTGTCGGTATTGCCGAGGTCGCGCAGAGTGCTGACCTCGGGCAGGTCCTGGCCCAGGCCGACCAGCGCTTATATGCCGCCAAGCGGCGCGGCAAAGCCCAAATCATCAGCCAGGACGTGGAAAGTCCTTTTGAAACGCCGACACCGCGTCTTCTGGAGCGGGGGCCGTCCTTGGACCAGGGCACTCAGTTTCTGCGGGCGGCCTTTCAGGGCCAAGCCGCCGAACTCCTCGTCCACGCGCCGCCGGGCGGCGGACTCAGCGCTTTTTTACAGCATTTGGAAGTGGTGGCCCGCACGCTGGGCTACCAAACCCTGCACCTGTCCGGCAGCGCCGCGCGGGAATGCCAGCATTACGGCGTTTGGGATCAGGCCACCTTGAACGGGCAGCGCCTCAGCGGCCAGCACCTGACCCCCGCCGCCCAGCCCTTGGCCATCCTCCTTGACCGGCCCGAGTGCTTTGACGCAGCCACTTTAGTGGCCCTGCAACCGCTGCTGCGCACCGCTCAGGTGGTGCTGCGCGGGCAAGCGGGAAAACCCGCGTCCGCCGCACTCACCGGGCTGAGTTCCAGCCAGATCACTTTGGAGCCGCTGAGCGAAAACGCGCTCGGTGAGCTGCTAGGCCGCGAACGGCTGGAGCCGCAGACGCGCCGCTGGCTTTATCAGCGGGCGGGCGGCTTACCGGCACCGACCCTGCGCTGGCTGGCCGCCCTGCGGCTCGAAGCTTCGCTGCGCCGCGAAACGCTGACCCACCTGCTGTCGAGTTTGACGAGCGACTGGGAAACAGCCGTTGCCTATCAGTTGACCCAGCCGCTGCTGTGGCCCCGGCCCCTGCTGTATGGCCGGCGTACAGAGCTGCAAGAAGCGGTCAAGCGGCTAAGCCTCGGCTCCTTGCTGACCATCACCGGGCCAGCCGGACGCGGCAAAACCCGCTTGGCCGAGCAAATCTTGGGCGAGTTGGGCAGTCATTTCGCCCGCGTTCAGAGTGTCAGTCTCAGCGGAACGCTCGGACCTGAGATGACGCTCTCCCGCCTCGCCGAAGCGTTGCTGGGCCGTCCCAGCGAACGGGTCGATCTGGCCAGTCTGGGCCGCTTGCTGGCGCGGCAACCCACCTTGCTGCTGCTTGATGAACCCGCCGAGCAGCAGTTGAGCGCTCAGATGTTAGAGACGCTGCTTTCTTCCGCGCCGCTGAGCCGCATTATCGTCACGGCTCGGGCTCCGCTGGGCGCACAGCACGAAAGCGTCCTAGCTTTGGAGCCGCTCAGCGAGCAAAGCGTGACGGCGGCCCTGCAAGAGAAAAGCCGGAGCCGCCTGAGCGCCGCGCAGCTCAGGCAAATGGCCGATTGGATCAGCGGCGAGCCGCTGCGCTTGTCGGCGGCCGCCGCGCTGCTGAACGCTGATCCAGCCAGCGCCGCCCAGCGCCTCGGGAGCGGGGAGCCTTATCCAGCTTGGCTTTTGCTGGGCGGTTACGAACGCCGTGTCCTGGCCGCGATGAGCAGTGTCAGCGGCCCGTTTGAACTGAGCTGGGCAGAAGCGCTGTCGGGCGCGTCACCGTTTTTGTTGGGGGCGCTGCGCGATCAGCAGTATCTTCAGGCGGTAGGCGGCGGCCTTTACCGGCTGGCCGGCGCTCTGGGCGCGGGAGCGCAGACCGTTTGGCACACTTCACCTGACCTGCGCCGCCAAGTTGGCCAGAGGGCGCTGAGGCAGCTTCAGCGGCTCCTCGGCGCTCAGCCGGAAGGCAGCGCCGCTTGGTACATGCAACTCGATCAGCATTACCCGACGGTGAGGGCGGTGGTGGCCGGTTTGCTGCTGCGCCCCGCTCCGCTGAGCCGCGAGCTGGCCGAGGTGCTGCTCGGCTTGCTGCCTTACCGCTTGTCGCGGGGCTACTTGCCCGAAGCCCGCGCCGAGCTGGAACTGGCTCTTCAGCGCGGCACGGCGCTGGACGTGGGTTGGCGTCAGCGCCTTGGACTGGCGCTCGCTTCGGTGGCCCAGCAGTGCGGCGACCACGCGGCGGCACAAACGTATCTCAGCGGCCTAGAGCATTTGTCCGTTCCATTGTTGTGGAAAAGCACCCCACCAATTCCACTTCCATCTGCTCTAGCACATAGTTCACTCGCTCCGCTCGGTCATAAAAGTCTTGCAACTTTTACGACAAATTCTCTGGCGCAGCCGAACTCGCTGGCCGAAGCGTCGCTCATCGAAGCCCGCTTGCTGCACCGCCGCAGCTTGTATATCCAGAGTCACGCGCTTTACCGGGCCATTGGCGCTCAGCCGGACTTGCCGCTGCGCCTAAAGGTAAAGGCGATGGAAGGCCAAGCCCGCGCCGCCGTTTATTTGGGCCAACTGAACGAAGCTCAGCACCAAATCGGGACTGTGGTGAACCACGTCGAGCGCCACCTTGAAGAATGGGGCGAACTCCTGCTCAGCGACGTTCTGAACACGGCGGCGCTGGTGGCCACCGAGCAGCGCCGTCTCAGCGACGCCAAAGCTTTGTTTGAGCGGACGCTGGAGATTCATCGGCGCTACGGGCACCGCGCTGGACTGACGCTCAATTTGACGGGCTTGGCCTGGGTCTTGCTGCTCAGCGGCGACTTCCAGCGCAGCGCTGAACTGACCCGCCAAGTGCTGCGCCAAGCCCAGGACGCCGGACGCCTATGGGAAGAAGCCAACGCGCTGATCAATTTGGGCCACGCCCTGACGCGTAGCGGCGAGCTGACGCAGGCCCGCCAAACCTACCGGCAAGGCGGCACATTGGCGCTGCAACACGACGCACCCTCTTTGGTGGCCGAAGCGCTGGGCGGCCTCGCCGAAGTGCTGAGCGGCGAAGGTCAGCAAGGACTTGCCCGCAGCGTGCTGAGCGCGGCGCTAGCGCACTCTGGGGCAAACGCAGAGGTACGCCAGTATTTTTCTGCCCTGATTGCCAAGCTCGGGCCGCTGCCGGCATTTGCTGAATCCGGCGAGTCGGCAGATTGGAAACAGTGGCTGCAAAGTTAA
- the hpaB gene encoding 4-hydroxyphenylacetate 3-monooxygenase, oxygenase component yields MPARTGKQFLDRLRHNPPNLYIDGAAVTDPTTHPATKNIAHSLAGLYDMQLAPEFKDKLTYEDGGQRYAMSFKVPRTKDDLREIGEAHRIRADYSLGTLGRAPDYMNTNVMAAGMASAYFDECESSGATGSGRNFAENMRNYYDYVRENDLCLTHSLTNPQVNRSKQASEMPDPYIAMGIVRETEEGVIVRGARMLATLPIADEILIFPSTVIKENGDKSRYAMGFGLPTNTPGLYFQCREPFDLGRDTEDHPLSSRFDEQDAFVIFDDVLVPWERVFLMYDMTLANQAYSKTDAVLQMAYQVVNQKIAKTGAFLGLAQSIVGAVGSGQFQHVQQKVSEIIVTLEIMKALQVAAVEGAALNQYGVMTPARGPLDAARNYYPAIYPRLNEIIQLLGASGIIMMPSKADREGPLGAFIDKHLQAANATAEERLKLFRLAWDMTLSSFGARQNLYEKHFFGDPIRMASALYEVYDKEPFVERIQAFLNQAVPQPVSADD; encoded by the coding sequence ATGCCAGCAAGAACCGGAAAACAGTTCCTTGACCGTCTTCGCCACAATCCGCCCAACCTATACATCGACGGAGCCGCCGTCACCGACCCGACGACCCATCCCGCTACCAAAAACATCGCCCACTCGTTGGCGGGCCTCTACGACATGCAGCTTGCGCCGGAGTTTAAAGACAAACTCACTTACGAGGACGGTGGCCAGCGCTACGCCATGAGTTTCAAAGTGCCGCGAACCAAAGACGATCTGCGCGAGATTGGCGAGGCGCACCGTATCCGGGCCGATTATTCGCTGGGTACGCTGGGCCGCGCTCCCGATTACATGAACACCAACGTGATGGCGGCGGGCATGGCCAGCGCTTACTTTGATGAGTGCGAGAGCAGCGGCGCAACGGGCAGCGGGCGCAACTTTGCCGAGAATATGAGGAACTATTACGACTACGTACGCGAAAATGACCTGTGCCTGACCCACTCGCTGACCAATCCGCAGGTCAACCGCAGCAAGCAGGCCTCGGAAATGCCCGACCCCTATATCGCCATGGGCATCGTGCGCGAAACCGAGGAAGGCGTGATCGTGCGCGGCGCACGGATGCTGGCGACCCTGCCGATTGCCGACGAAATCCTGATTTTTCCGTCCACCGTCATCAAGGAAAACGGCGACAAGAGCCGCTACGCGATGGGCTTCGGGCTGCCAACCAACACGCCGGGCCTGTACTTCCAGTGCCGCGAGCCGTTCGATCTGGGGCGTGATACCGAAGACCACCCGCTGAGCAGCCGCTTTGACGAGCAGGACGCCTTCGTGATCTTTGACGACGTGTTGGTGCCGTGGGAGCGCGTTTTCCTGATGTACGACATGACGCTGGCCAATCAGGCTTACTCCAAAACCGACGCCGTGTTGCAGATGGCTTACCAGGTCGTCAATCAGAAAATCGCCAAAACCGGCGCGTTTCTCGGCCTGGCCCAGAGCATCGTGGGGGCGGTGGGCAGCGGCCAGTTCCAGCACGTTCAGCAAAAAGTCAGCGAGATCATCGTGACGCTGGAGATCATGAAGGCGCTGCAAGTCGCGGCGGTGGAAGGCGCGGCACTCAATCAGTACGGCGTGATGACCCCGGCACGTGGCCCGCTGGACGCCGCACGCAACTACTACCCGGCGATTTACCCACGTCTCAATGAGATTATTCAACTGCTGGGCGCGTCGGGCATCATCATGATGCCGAGCAAGGCCGACCGCGAGGGGCCGCTGGGCGCGTTCATCGACAAGCATTTGCAGGCTGCCAACGCCACTGCCGAGGAGCGCCTCAAACTCTTCCGGCTGGCCTGGGACATGACGCTGAGCAGCTTCGGGGCGCGGCAGAACCTCTACGAGAAGCACTTCTTCGGCGACCCGATCCGGATGGCGAGCGCCCTCTACGAGGTCTACGACAAGGAGCCATTTGTGGAGCGGATTCAGGCGTTTTTGAATCAAGCGGTGCCGCAGCCGGTGAGCGCCGATGACTGA